The following are encoded in a window of Arthrobacter sp. OAP107 genomic DNA:
- a CDS encoding Rrf2 family transcriptional regulator, with protein MKLNQGVEWALHCCVNLAWAPVGEPISSGRLAELYKLPPAYLNKQLQCLVRAGVLQSVSGPKGGFQLARRADRISVLDVVLAIEGRELAFRCDGILANCPGGDADEDYLRSCIISQSMRQAELAWRTELARQTVAGIAQSLERRFPRARADALAQLLADDKRGVT; from the coding sequence GTGAAGTTGAACCAGGGGGTGGAGTGGGCCCTCCACTGCTGCGTCAACTTGGCGTGGGCACCTGTCGGTGAGCCGATCAGCAGCGGCCGGCTTGCCGAGCTGTATAAGCTGCCGCCGGCGTACCTGAACAAACAGCTTCAGTGCCTGGTGCGGGCGGGCGTCCTGCAGTCCGTGTCCGGCCCCAAGGGAGGTTTCCAGCTGGCGCGCCGTGCCGACCGGATCTCGGTCCTGGACGTGGTGCTGGCCATCGAAGGCCGGGAACTGGCGTTCCGCTGCGACGGCATCCTGGCGAACTGCCCCGGCGGTGACGCGGACGAGGACTATCTCCGCAGCTGCATCATTTCGCAGTCCATGCGCCAGGCGGAGCTGGCATGGCGCACCGAACTCGCGCGGCAGACCGTGGCAGGCATCGCGCAGTCCCTCGAGCGGCGCTTTCCCCGGGCCCGTGCCGACGCGCTTGCCCAACTCCTCGCCGACGACAAACGCGGGGTCACATAG